A single genomic interval of Aureliella helgolandensis harbors:
- a CDS encoding sialidase family protein yields MIFPRLAWLACAYFTAVSFAWGTDVFVAGEGGYHTYRIPAVAVTTRGTVLAFSEGRRQGRGDSGNIDLVLKRSSDHGQTWQAQQVLWDDADNTCGNPCVVVDQQTGVIWLLLTWNLGADHENQIIDGTSQDTRRVFVTHSADDGLSWAKPKEITETTKLPTWTWYATGPGSGIQIERGPHAGRLVIPCDHIEAGTKHRYSHVIYSDDHGQSWQRGGRTVQHEVNECEVVELEAGRLLLNMRNYDRSAKARQIALSDDGGATWHSQKFDETLIEPICQAAVQRLQWPREGQPGVLLFSNPASAESRKNMTVRASFDDGQTWPTAVVLHPGHSAYSDLAVLANGHVACLYEAGKASAYETIRIETLAPDRFRDPEQVGEAEEPYGQSDARGASPD; encoded by the coding sequence ATGATCTTTCCACGTCTAGCCTGGCTGGCATGTGCTTACTTTACTGCGGTTTCGTTCGCTTGGGGAACCGACGTTTTTGTCGCTGGCGAAGGTGGCTACCATACTTACCGGATTCCCGCTGTCGCCGTCACCACACGCGGCACGGTGTTAGCGTTCAGTGAAGGGCGTCGGCAAGGGCGGGGGGATAGTGGCAATATCGACCTCGTTCTCAAGCGGTCGAGCGATCATGGGCAGACTTGGCAGGCTCAGCAAGTGCTGTGGGATGATGCCGACAATACCTGTGGCAACCCGTGCGTTGTCGTCGATCAGCAGACGGGAGTGATCTGGCTCCTGCTAACCTGGAACCTGGGCGCCGACCATGAAAATCAGATCATCGATGGAACGAGTCAAGATACCCGTAGAGTGTTTGTAACGCATTCGGCCGACGATGGACTCAGCTGGGCGAAGCCAAAGGAAATTACGGAGACAACCAAGCTGCCGACCTGGACTTGGTATGCAACGGGGCCAGGCAGCGGTATTCAAATTGAGCGTGGGCCGCATGCCGGGCGTTTGGTGATTCCCTGCGACCACATTGAGGCAGGCACCAAGCATCGTTATTCGCATGTCATTTACTCCGACGATCATGGCCAGAGCTGGCAGCGAGGTGGACGCACCGTCCAGCACGAAGTGAATGAATGCGAAGTGGTCGAGCTGGAAGCGGGACGTCTACTACTCAACATGCGCAATTACGACCGTTCTGCCAAAGCACGGCAAATCGCGTTGAGTGATGATGGAGGTGCGACATGGCACAGCCAGAAATTTGACGAAACGTTGATTGAACCCATTTGCCAAGCAGCCGTGCAGCGACTGCAATGGCCCCGTGAGGGCCAACCTGGGGTGCTTCTGTTTAGCAATCCCGCCAGTGCTGAGTCTCGTAAGAACATGACCGTGCGTGCGAGCTTCGATGATGGGCAGACTTGGCCAACCGCAGTCGTTCTGCATCCTGGGCACAGTGCGTATAGTGATCTAGCTGTATTGGCCAATGGTCACGTTGCCTGTTTGTATGAGGCGGGGAAGGCGAGTGCCTACGAGACGATTCGCATCGAGACCCTTGCCCCGGATCGCTTCAGGGACCCGGAGCAGGTGGGCGAAGCGGAGGAGCCGTACGGGCAATCAGACGCCAGGGGAGCGTCCCCGGACTGA
- a CDS encoding HAD-IIA family hydrolase, producing MNKLGFLIDMDGVIYKGNQLIAGAGEFIERLRAAGYPFLFLTNNSQRTRRDVATKLMRMGIDVGEQHIFTCAMATARFLSRQKPKGTAYVVGEGGLLQALHQNGYSIVDVEPDYVVVGEGRTMTAESLETATRLVLGGAKLIATNLDPNCPTASGIRPGCGAIVSFLEAATGRKALSVGKPSPVMMRAARKQLDLVASQTVVIGDTMDTDIIGGVQMGYHTVLALSGGTQRQDLDQFAFRPNHIIESIADLADPACDLLGMFSDRSTDDDTVSDLDQWRELQLANA from the coding sequence ATGAACAAGCTTGGTTTCTTAATTGACATGGATGGGGTGATCTACAAAGGCAATCAGTTGATTGCTGGTGCAGGCGAGTTTATCGAGCGGCTGAGAGCGGCAGGCTATCCGTTTTTATTCCTCACCAACAATAGCCAGCGGACGCGACGCGATGTGGCGACCAAGCTGATGCGAATGGGTATCGACGTGGGGGAGCAGCATATCTTTACTTGCGCGATGGCGACGGCCCGCTTTCTTTCCCGGCAAAAACCCAAAGGGACGGCTTACGTGGTGGGGGAAGGCGGTTTGCTGCAAGCCTTGCATCAGAACGGCTATTCCATCGTGGATGTCGAGCCTGACTACGTGGTGGTCGGCGAAGGGCGTACGATGACCGCCGAATCGCTGGAGACAGCCACGCGTCTGGTGCTAGGGGGGGCGAAATTGATCGCGACCAACCTCGATCCCAATTGCCCAACGGCGAGCGGCATTCGCCCTGGCTGTGGGGCCATCGTGTCGTTCCTTGAAGCGGCTACCGGACGCAAGGCCTTGAGTGTCGGCAAGCCAAGTCCTGTGATGATGCGCGCGGCGCGCAAGCAGTTGGATTTGGTGGCATCTCAGACGGTCGTTATCGGTGATACCATGGATACCGATATTATCGGTGGGGTTCAAATGGGGTACCACACCGTATTGGCTTTGTCAGGCGGTACTCAACGGCAAGACTTGGACCAATTCGCATTTCGTCCGAATCACATCATCGAATCGATTGCCGATTTGGCGGACCCCGCTTGTGATCTGCTAGGGATGTTTTCGGACCGCTCTACGGACGACGATACCGTCAGCGACCTCGATCAATGGCGCGAATTGCAATTGGCCAATGCGTAA